In Zea mays cultivar B73 chromosome 7, Zm-B73-REFERENCE-NAM-5.0, whole genome shotgun sequence, the following proteins share a genomic window:
- the LOC103632050 gene encoding protein MATERNALLY EXPRESSED GENE 2-like: MEYRKRVDALVFFSLLLGYFAAHAHGKGHVTDDVGVSTPAKEGIMQGNGARCVVGFPPCKDNKCYCCIGGRTHARYSTMAECRHACF, translated from the exons ATGGAGTACAGAAAGAGGGTGGATGCGCTAGTGTTTTtctcgttacttctcggatacttTGCTGCTCATGCACATGGGAAGG GTCATGTCACAGATGATGTCGGTGTTTCTACTCCAGCTAAAGAAGGAATTATGCAAGGAAACGGAGCACGATGTGTTGTAGGGTTTCCTCCATGCAAAGATAACAAGTGCTACTGCTGCATTGGGGGGCGAACTCATGCTCGCTACTCTACGATGGCTGAGTGTAGACATGCCTGCTTCTAA